One region of Juglans regia cultivar Chandler chromosome 4, Walnut 2.0, whole genome shotgun sequence genomic DNA includes:
- the LOC108996384 gene encoding uncharacterized protein LOC108996384, which translates to MKKLYRRGSVHPSPPIISDHLSFLPATILTLTAALSPEDREVLAYLLSCSNSSVNFDGRRRTTHHKGGADHPPQFNCNCFRCYTSYWVRWDSSPNRQAIHEIIDAFEAELMAHGKKSGKSRKERRKRGCHNGSAELKRLEASSVKDESSETDSLGGESGNSLHDGAGGGDGEDGLEKGSVRRFVSFIGERIWGVWSQ; encoded by the coding sequence ATGAAGAAGCTTTACCGCCGTGGGAGCGTTCATCCGTCGCCACCGATCATCTCCGACCATCTTTCCTTCCTTCCTGCGACGATCTTGACCCTCACGGCCGCTCTCTCACCCGAAGACCGAGAAGTCCTGGCTTACCTCCTCTCCTGCTCCAACAGCTCTGTCAACTTTGACGGCCGCCGTAGGACCACCCACCATAAAGGCGGTGCCGATCATCCTCCTCAGTTCAACTGCAACTGTTTCCGTTGCTACACGAGTTACTGGGTAAGGTGGGACTCGTCGCCGAACCGGCAAGCGATACATGAAATCATTGATGCTTTCGAGGCCGAGCTAATGGCGCATGGTAAGAAGAGCGGAAAGAGTAGGAAggaaaggaggaagagaggCTGTCACAACGGGTCGGCTGAGTTGAAGCGGCTGGAGGCGAGTTCGGTTAAGGACGAGTCAAGCGAGACGGACTCGCTGGGTGGAGAGAGTGGCAATAGTCTTCATGATGGTGCCGGTGGCGGTGATGGAGAAGATGGGCTGGAGAAAGGGTCCGTGAGAAGGTTTGTAAGTTTCATTGGGGAGAGGATTTGGGGCGTTTGGAGCCAATGA
- the LOC108996403 gene encoding uncharacterized membrane protein At1g16860-like, whose protein sequence is MSGRITSHQLSNGLYVSGRPEQVKERQPTIASRAIPYTGGDVKKSGELGKMFDIHVLDPTSNAPPPPPKVSRLSSSSSQHNSGSVRSGSNSGAIPKKSSGPMPLQPTGLITSGPIGSASTGRGSSTHLESAGKAVYGPAVTSLSAEKLSGAGSIAVPKAAVWVVVVVVAMGLLVGGFLMAAVKKAVVLVAVGGVVLPAVVMVVTWNLTWRERGLLGFVRRYPDAELRGAVHGQYVKVTGVVTCGSIPLESSYQRVSRCVYVSTELYEYKGWGGKSANPKHRCFSWGSRHSEKYVADFYISDFQSGLRALVKAGYGAKVTPFVKPATVVDVTKENRDKSPSFLQWLADRSLSTDDRIMRLKEGYIKEGSTVSVVGVVRRHENVLMIVPPTEPVSTGCQWIRCLLPTYVEGLILTCDDNQNADVVPV, encoded by the exons ATGAGTGGTCGAATAACGTCGCACCAGCTCAGCAATGGGCTCTACGTCTCGGGGCGGCCGGAGCAGGTCAAGGAGCGCCAGCCCACAATCGCTTCGCGCGCCATTCCTTATACCGGCGGCGACGTTAAGAAGTCCGGTGAGCTCGGCAAAATGTTTGACATCCATGTCCTCGATCCTACATCCAATGCCCCCCCACCTCCCCCCAAAGTATCCCgtctctcctcctcctcctcccaacACAACAGCGGATCGGTCCGATCCGGCTCCAACTCCGGCGCGATCCCGAAGAAATCCTCTGGCCCGATGCCGCTCCAGCCCACTGGGCTCATCACCTCGGGTCCCATAGGGTCCGCCTCCACGGGTAGGGGTTCTTCGACTCACTTGGAGTCTGCCGGGAAGGCGGTGTACGGTCCAGCAGTGACGAGCTTGTCGGCAGAGAAGTTAAGTGGAGCGGGGTCTATAGCGGTTCCTAAGGCGGCTGTGTGGGTGGTGGTGGTAGTGGTGGCGATGGGGTTGCTGGTGGGGGGGTTTTTGATGGCGGCGGTGAAGAAGGCGGTGGTGCTGGTGGCAGTAGGTGGCGTGGTGCTGCCTGCGGTGGTCATGGTAGTCACTTGGAACCTTACTTGGAGGGAGAGAGGGTTGCTCGGGTTTGTGAGGAGGTACCCTGACGCTGAGCTCCGAGGTGCTGTTCATGGACAGTACGTCAAGGTTACCGGG GTTGTAACCTGCGGCAGTATTCCTTTGGAGTCATCATACCAGAGGGTATCAAGGTGTGTATATGTTTCTACAGAATTGTACGAGTATAAAGGATGGGGTGGAAAATCTGCAAACCCTAAACATCGTTGTTTTTCATGGGGATCTAGACATTCAGAG AAATATGTTGCTGATTTTTACATATCAGACTTCCAATCTGGGTTAAGAGCACTAGTTAAAGCAGGTTATGGGGCTAAGGTTACTCCATTTGTCAAACCAGCAACTGTAGTCGATGTAACAAAGGAAAACAGAGACAAATCTCCAAGCTTTTTACAATGGCTAGCCGACCGCAGCCTCTCTACGGATGATCGTATAATGCGCCTCAAAGAAGG GTATATAAAAGAAGGGAGCACTGTGAGTGTGGTGGGGGTTGTCCGACGCCATGAAAATGTGCTTATGATTGTTCCACCCACAGAGCCTGTCTCAACAGGCTGTCAGTGGATCCGTTGCCTCCTTCCAACCTATGTTGAAGGACTGATTTTGACGTGCGACGACAATCAAAATGCTGACGTGGTTCCCGTGTAA
- the LOC108996391 gene encoding serine/threonine/tyrosine-protein kinase HT1-like: MAASCFHILRLRKSKSKPLPIPSSSKTQLSYDMENMERRRFDSLDSWSMILDSENVETWEVSKEDQEEWTADLSQLFIGNKFASGAHSRIYRGIYKQRAVAVKMVRIPNQKEETRALLEQQFKSEVALLSRLFHPNIVQFIAACKKPPVYCIITEYMSQGTLRMYLNKKEPYSLSTETILRLALDISRGMEYLHSQGVIHRDLKSNNLLLNDEMRVKVADFGTSCLETRCRETKGNMGTYRWMAPEMVKEKPYTRKVDVYSFGIVLWELTTALLPFQGMTPVQAAFAVAEKNERPPMPASCQPALAHLIKRCWAANPSKRPDFSAIVSALEKYDECVKEGLPLTHHSRLVNKNVILERLKGCVSTTSSSSIPVHA; this comes from the exons ATGGCAGCATCGTGTTTCCACATACTTCGTCTTCGTAAGTCGAAGAGTAAACCTTTGCCAATCCCTTCCTCGTCCAAGACCCAGTTGAGTTATGACATGGAAAACATGGAAAGGAGGAGATTTGATAGCTTGGATTCATGGTCTATGATATTGGACTCCGAGAATGTGGAGACTTGGGAGGTATCTAAGGAGGATCAGGAGGAATGGACCGCCGATCTCTCACAGCTGTTTATTGGCAACAAATTCGCGTCAGGAGCACACAGTAGGATTTACCGTGGAATTTACAAGCAGAGAGCAGTAGCTGTAAAAATGGTTAGGATTCCAAACCAGAAGGAGGAGACTAGAGCCTTATTGGAGCAGCAATTTAAGTCTGAAGTTGCCTTGCTTTCACGTCTCTTTCATCCAAATATAGTGCAG TTTATTGCAGCTTGTAAAAAGCCTCCTGTATACTGTATCATCACCGAATACATGTCACAAGGAACTCTGAGGATGTATCTTAACAAGAAAGAGCCATACTCGCTTTCAACAGAAACAATACTGAGATTAGCTCTTGACATATCTCGAGGAATGGAATACCTTCATTCACAAGGGGTGATCCATAGagatctaaaatcaaataatttgcTTCTTAATGATGAAATGCGGGTCAAGGTGGCAGATTTTGGTACATCATGTCTTGAGACACGGTGCCGCGAAACTAAGGGAAACATGGGAACTTACCGTTGGATGGCACCTGAGATGGTCAAGGAGAAACCTTATACTCGGAAAGTTGATGTGTACAGCTTTGGGATTGTGCTATGGGAGCTCACAACAGCTTTGCTTCCTTTTCAGGGGATGACCCCTGTGCAGGCTGCATTTGCTGTGGCTGAGAAG AATGAACGCCCTCCAATGCCAGCCAGTTGTCAGCCTGCGCTTGCACACCTCATAAAGCGCTGCTGGGCAGCAAACCCCTCAAAGCGACCGGATTTCAGTGCTATAGTGTCTGCTTTGGAGAAGTATGACGAGTGTGTCAAGGAGGGCCTTCCTCTTACTCACCACTCGAGGCTGGTCAACAAAAATGTCATTCTTGAACGATTGAAAGGCTGTGTATCCACCACAAGCAGCTCGTCCATTCCTGTACATGCCTGA